Proteins encoded in a region of the Micropterus dolomieu isolate WLL.071019.BEF.003 ecotype Adirondacks linkage group LG07, ASM2129224v1, whole genome shotgun sequence genome:
- the LOC123974116 gene encoding probable 2-ketogluconate reductase: MAMKEEKPWALVSEIGGEHGYLEELADIVKQHFQIICYREFLQNPVLHGHKIQALLMWKYCPAAEPSLLKLLPSLKVVASGGVGIDHLDVRFINSLGVKVANTPGVVSDSTADLAMGLLLASARKILEGHQISMDPQTINIPQSLMGVEVTGSTLGIIGMGEIGYKIAQRSKGFEMKILYHNRTRRTADDEQAVGASYCDSLDDLLRRSDFVMIAVKLTSDTTGLIGHRELSLMKPTAVLVNISRGQVVNQDALFKALQSGTIHEAAIDVTHPEPLPRDHPLLGLPNVLITPHIGISTYSTARRIVEKMVENALAAVKGLPVPNEVKHH; encoded by the exons ATG GCAATGAAGGAGGAAAAACCATGGGCATTGGTCTCAGAGATAGGGGGCGAGCATGGTTACCTTGAAGAGCTAGCTGATATAGTAAAGCAACACTTTCAAATCATCTGCTATAGAGAGTTTCTACAAAACCCAGTGCTTCATGGCCACAAAATCCAGGCCCTGTTAATGTGGAAGTACTGCCCTGCAGCTGAGCCTTCGTTGCTCAAATTGCTTCCCTCCCTCAAAGTGGTTGCGAGTGGAGGGGTGGGCATTGACCACCTGGATGTGCGGTTTATCAACAGTCTCGGGGTAAAGGTGGCCAACACTCCAGGTGTAGTCAGTGACTCCACTGCAGATTTAGCCATGGGTCTGCTTCTGGCATCAGCTCGCAAGATCCTTGAGG GTCATCAAATATCTATGGACCCCCAGACCATAAACATACCACAAAGTCTGATGGGAGTTGAAGTCACAGGGTCGACTCTAGGGATCATTGGAATGGGAGAGATTGGTTACAAGATTGCCCAAAGAAGCAAaggatttgaaatgaaaattctgtATCACAACAGGAccagaag GACTGCAGATGATGAACAGGCAGTTGGAGCAAGTTACTGTGACAGTCTGGATGACCTGCTGAGGAGGTCAGACTTCGTCATGATAGCTGTCAAATTGACGTCGGACACAACAGGCCTCATCGGCCACAGAGAGCTGTCCCTCATGAAACCCACAGCAGTACTGGTCAACATCAGCAGAG GTCAAGTTGTGAACCAAGATGCCTTATTTAAAGCTCTCCAGTCTGGAACGATTCATGAAGCGGCAATAGATGTGACTCATCCTGAACCTTTACCAAG GGATCATCCACTCCTTGGCCTGCCTAATGTGTTGATCACCCCCCACATCGGGATCAGTACTTACAGTACAGCTCGTAGGATTGTGGAGAAGATGGTAGAAAATGCCCTGGCTGCAGTGAAAGGCTTACCTGTTCCAAATGAAGTCAAGCATCACTGA